aaaaatctttctgcTGTTTGCCATGTTTTCTACAGTAGGCCTACGGTTTTAtagtttgttgcatttttttgtttgtttttgttgcttttatccacattttttgtgtaattaattacagactgaaatacattttagtaaGTAAGTAGGTGAATTTGTCCACATACACTAGATTAAACATACTCTATGTATATAGGCCTCTACGGATTAAAGAGCAGACATGATCCAGATGTTGTCCAGCGGTTCTAACAGCGGTATCAAGCCCTCCTCTTCTAGTCTCTGCATGCTTCTCTATGCTGTGATGGTTTGGGAAGGAGCCATGCTGCTCTCTCTGCTCCGGTTCTTCCCGGCCTGCGTCTGGTCTTCGTGGGCCGGGGTGTTGCGGTGCTGCTGGCGGCGTGGTGTGTGACGGGGCGGCAGGGTCAGGGTGCAGCAGGACACCCCCACCGTGGGCTCGGGCAGGTCCTCGGCCATGGACCAGCTGTCTGTGGCCGGGTCGTACTTCTGGACGGCCGCCTTGTAGCGCTTCTCTGCCTCATTCCAGCCTCCCAGCAGGTACAGCTTGTTGACCAGCGGGGCCAGACCGGCGGTGCTCACACCGAGAAGGAGAGGGGCGGCCCGATTCCAGGCCCCACTCTCCGGGGAGAAGACCTCCACAGAGAGCACATCCACCCGCTCACCGCTGGGCCCCAGCTGGCTTCCTCCCACCACGTACACCTTCCCTCCGACGGCGGCGGAGCAGTGCCAGCCGCGTGGTGTCTCCATGGAGGCCTTCTCGCTCCACGTGTCGGTGTCCACGTTATAGCATGCCACAGAGCGGGAGTAGGCGCAGTTGATGTACCCGCCCGTCACCAGGATGTCTCCGGAGGGCAGGGTGGCGCTGGAGTGGCAGCAGCGAGGCACCTCCATGGGGGCACGCATCTGCCAGGTGTTGGAGGAGGGCAGGTAGCTCTCGGTGGTGGCCAGCAGACCCTCGACATTGCGGCCGCCGATGGCGAACAGGCGGCCCCCGCTGGCTGTCAGGGAGAAGTGGGTGCGGCGCTGGCGCATGCTGGCCAGGTGGAGCCAGGTGTTGAAGCGAGGATCATATCTGGTGGAGGAAAAGCGCAGAGGGTTATGTTGATGTTTAGAGGGGCTCGGACTCCAAGAGGAAGCAAAATGACTcaaatcgattatcaaaatagttagacaactaatcaattaatctttgcagctctacaaaTAATGTGAGTAGGCCTACATGGTGCATGTTTCTAAATAAAGGTGTGTTTAATCAGATTAACAATCTTCAAATTTGGGACTACGTGGGCTATAATGCAGAGAAGGAAAGTTGTGGCCTCCTAATTAATCCATTAATGAGTTTGGGTCTGCTCAtacagtgttttctgtgtttattaCAGACTACGTCCCCCCCTCCTACCTGCTGAGGGTGCTGACTGCGTGCTTGGCCTGGTTGCGGGCGTCGTTCTGGTCCTCTCCTCCAGCCACGTACAGGAAGCCGTCCATCACAGCGACACACTGGTTGAAGCTCTTCGCCGGCAGCTGGGTGAGGTGACGCCAGGTGGCTCCTCCTTCACGAGGGTCTCTCCACAGCACCTGCACACAGAGGGCAAAGGTCAGTGAGAGATGATGTTCTcgtgtttcttttaaaatgctGAATATTAGAGACAGAGAAACCAAAGCACTGACCTCGCGGCTGAGAGCTCTCTCGGTGAGTGAAGGTCGACCCCCGATGGTGAGCAGAGTCTGCTGACTGGCTCGGACCTGTGTGCGTCTGGACTGCAGGGTGTTCTGCTGGTAGGGCAGCAggtggtagttcatggcgtcCACCAGCAGGCGGTGACAGTGAGGGTCCATCATCATGCGGGGCACCGGCTGGATCTGGCTCACGAGCTCGCTGGCCGGGATCGTCTCAAAGCGGATGTGAGACAGCAACTCTGTGGCGTGGACCTGACGACAGGCGTCGAAGTCAAGCCACCTCATGGCCAGCTGGAGGGAGACACGTTTACGGTGAACATACAGTTTATAATACTGACCTAAATGTCATGTGCTATACAATATAATCATCTTTATAGAGCACCTTTCAAAACACAAGTTACAAAAATGGCCTCATACTATATGTTGCTGCAAAACCGACTAAAGGGTATCAAACAAGttacaaatgacaaataatacataaacaaataatataattaGGTAAAGTAGGAAAtgttttttgggaaaaataGGAAATAGATAAATAATTAAGTATGTGGCAAGACCCCAGATAATGTTAGTTTGACATCAGCTAGTGAAGTCTGTCTTAATATATTTCATCAACTAATTGGTGAGAAAATAACAAACTGACTGGAGATTAAATGAAAATTTCGAtgctttatatttattttaattattcaaaAAACATGTGTTCAGCTAAAGTTTGTATCTTGTCTGATAACATTTAAACGCCCTATGTCTGTTGTAAGACTTTCACACGAGGCAGCAAACATCATAAAATCTATTACCAAATCTAATCATATGGATTTGGTTTTTATAAAATTTTACATGAATAGAAGAAATCAAGATAAAAGTCCCATTCATTGCCGTCGGACTTACATTTGTTCCAGTTTATAAATACAACGATCACCTCTTCTCTCAGCTGTCTGTCTATTTAGGTCTGTATTGGAGTTGTATATTAATAAACGAGCTCTCTTCTTGCATACAGTGAGTTATACTTGGTGGTTTCTGCTCGCAGTCGGACTGCAGATGACTTGCTTCGCATCATTGGTCTGTGGTATGCTACGAGCAGCTGGTCTGGGGTCTGTTTTTAGGTTTGTATGAAAATAGCAGGAAGGCCCAGAGGGTCGACGAGTTAAAGCAGTTGGCGAGTTAAAGCGCTTCCTAGAAG
Above is a window of Etheostoma spectabile isolate EspeVRDwgs_2016 chromosome 14, UIUC_Espe_1.0, whole genome shotgun sequence DNA encoding:
- the klhl43 gene encoding kelch-like protein 31; translation: MAPKKKASRQKKPAVETTPQVAMETVPVQLKVESRGDGVVVVEGGMKKIEQMAALDIAQLNSLNLPLPPPVIKPGERGLGLGSELTRPLHGNALLEELSKMRQEKFLTDLELACKTKAFDVHKLVISSVSQYFREILAKDPGMKRLELPSLSPLGLANVITFAYLGRVHMSLYTIGCTVSAAATLQISQLLKMCMDFLLAELNVQTCVYIWNIAAAYGLKPVCDAARRFVLENFVQFADTPLFNQLTLEQISAFLQDDSLLLPSEVTAFQLAMRWLDFDACRQVHATELLSHIRFETIPASELVSQIQPVPRMMMDPHCHRLLVDAMNYHLLPYQQNTLQSRRTQVRASQQTLLTIGGRPSLTERALSREVLWRDPREGGATWRHLTQLPAKSFNQCVAVMDGFLYVAGGEDQNDARNQAKHAVSTLSRYDPRFNTWLHLASMRQRRTHFSLTASGGRLFAIGGRNVEGLLATTESYLPSSNTWQMRAPMEVPRCCHSSATLPSGDILVTGGYINCAYSRSVACYNVDTDTWSEKASMETPRGWHCSAAVGGKVYVVGGSQLGPSGERVDVLSVEVFSPESGAWNRAAPLLLGVSTAGLAPLVNKLYLLGGWNEAEKRYKAAVQKYDPATDSWSMAEDLPEPTVGVSCCTLTLPPRHTPRRQQHRNTPAHEDQTQAGKNRSRESSMAPSQTITA